A window from Branchiostoma floridae strain S238N-H82 chromosome 16, Bfl_VNyyK, whole genome shotgun sequence encodes these proteins:
- the LOC118403755 gene encoding protein lifeguard 1-like, whose product MIGSDDSEAFAGANMEFDDSVVRRSFMRKVFSILMVQLVVTIGIIAIFLYVDEVNEFARTHHWMYYVALGVTFVMIITLACCPNIRRNFPVNFICLAIFTLAEGYLLGSISAAYGADAVMWAAAITAIVSLSLTIFALQTKIDFTVMGGCLFVFLIVLLCFGILCAIIRNHYANIAYSALGALLFAFYLVYDIQLMMGGKHKYSISPEEYIFAALNLYLDIVNMFLYILYLVSAAKNG is encoded by the exons ATGATTGGATCGGACGACTCAGAGGCATTCGCTGGAGCGAACATGGAGTTTGACGACAGTGTTGTCCGCAGAT CCTTCATGAGAAAGGTCTTCAGTATTCTGATGGTACAACTGGTGGTCACTATTGGAATCATCGCCATCTTCCTCTATGT AGATGAGGTGAACGAGTTTGCTAGAACGCACCACTGGATGTACTATGTGGCTCT TGGAGTCACGTTCGTGATGATCATCACGCTTGCCTGCTGTCCTAACATCAGGAGAAACTTCCCTGTCAACTTCATCTGTCTCGCCATCTTC ACACTTGCAGAAGGCTATCTTCTTGGATCCATCTCAGC GGCCTATGGTGCAGATGCTGTGATGTGGGCAGCAGCCATCACTGCTATAGTGTCCCTGTCCCTCACTATCTTTGCATTGCAGACAAAG ATTGACTTCACTGTGATGGGCGGctgtctgtttgtgttcctGATCGTGCTGTTGTGTTTTGGGATCCTGTGTGCCATCATCCGCAACCAT tACGCCAACATTGCGTATTCAGCCTTGGGAGCTTTGCTGTTTGCTTTC taCTTGGTGTATGATATACAGCTGATGATGGGAGGGAAGCACAAGTACTCCATCTCACCTGAGGAGTACATCTTTGCAgccctgaacctgtacctggaCATCGTCAACATGTTCCTCTATATCCTCTACCTGGTTAGCGCGGCCAAAAACGGTTAA